One Deinococcus cellulosilyticus NBRC 106333 = KACC 11606 genomic window carries:
- a CDS encoding GNAT family N-acetyltransferase, whose translation MCSTLQQKRMVLMPQHIPELHTSRLHLRAFRTEDLEMFHQIHSDPEVVRFLFWEPRTLEENRAALERKMGDTLWEEGKAFSWAVVEQQSGTLLGEAVLICRSFQHQQAEVGYVFGTGSQGKGFAHEAIHAVLDYAFTHLPLHRIYARTDARNHGSRKLMERLGMRQEAHFIQSEIFKGEWGDEVHCAILRQEWHEKQAPGK comes from the coding sequence ATGTGTTCCACACTCCAGCAGAAAAGAATGGTCCTTATGCCACAACACATACCCGAGCTTCACACCTCACGTCTTCACCTCAGGGCTTTTCGGACAGAGGACCTTGAAATGTTCCACCAGATCCATTCCGATCCGGAAGTGGTGCGTTTCCTGTTCTGGGAACCCAGAACTCTGGAAGAAAACCGGGCTGCGCTGGAACGAAAAATGGGGGACACCCTATGGGAAGAAGGAAAAGCCTTCTCCTGGGCGGTGGTGGAACAGCAGAGTGGGACCCTGCTTGGTGAAGCTGTCCTGATCTGTCGCAGCTTCCAGCACCAGCAGGCAGAAGTGGGTTATGTCTTTGGCACAGGGTCACAGGGTAAGGGGTTTGCCCATGAAGCCATTCATGCCGTGCTGGATTATGCCTTCACCCACCTGCCCCTTCACCGCATCTATGCCCGCACCGATGCCCGAAACCACGGTTCCCGCAAGCTGATGGAACGTCTGGGGATGCGACAGGAGGCCCATTTCATTCAGAGTGAGATCTTCAAGGGCGAATGGGGAGATGAGGTGCATTGTGCCATCCTCAGGCAGGAATGGCATGAAAAACAGGCCCCTGGCAAGTGA